One window of the Candidatus Zixiibacteriota bacterium genome contains the following:
- the hypD gene encoding protein required for maturation of hydrogenases (Evidence 2a : Function from experimental evidences in other organisms; PubMedId : 1849603; Product type f : factor), translating into MKFLDEYRDANAVRQYARAIAAVTTREWTIMEICGGQTHSIVKFGLDSLLPEKITLLHGPGCPVCVTSVELVDKAVEIASRPNLIFCSFGDMLRVPGTAGDLLSVKAAGGDVRMVYSPLDAVALAHENPDRQVVFFAVGFETTAPANAMAVLQAFKMNLNNFSVLVSHVLVPPAIEAILSDPDNRVKGFLAAGHVCAVMGYTEYEPISARYRVPIVVTGFEPLDIIQGIYFCVRQLEENRCQVENAYSRVVKREGNETAQKLMHXAFRVIXRKWRGIGEIPLSGLGLKREFQDFDAELRFGLAGKKVDESSDCISGLILRGTKKPPDCASFGTGCTPEHPLGATMVSSEGACAAYYRYRKFEIPDSGAGKG; encoded by the coding sequence GTGAAATTTCTTGACGAATATCGTGACGCAAATGCTGTCCGGCAGTATGCTCGAGCCATCGCCGCCGTAACTACCCGTGAATGGACCATCATGGAGATATGCGGGGGGCAGACGCATTCTATTGTAAAATTCGGCCTTGATTCCCTGCTCCCCGAAAAAATAACCCTTTTGCATGGCCCCGGCTGCCCGGTCTGCGTGACTTCGGTAGAACTTGTCGACAAAGCCGTCGAAATCGCCTCGCGGCCCAATCTGATATTCTGTTCCTTCGGAGATATGCTGCGGGTCCCCGGGACTGCCGGGGATCTCCTTTCGGTTAAAGCGGCCGGCGGTGATGTCAGGATGGTCTACTCCCCTCTTGATGCCGTCGCGCTGGCCCACGAAAATCCCGATCGGCAGGTCGTATTTTTCGCTGTCGGTTTTGAAACCACCGCCCCTGCCAACGCCATGGCGGTCTTGCAGGCCTTTAAAATGAATCTGAATAATTTTTCTGTGCTGGTTTCTCATGTTCTTGTTCCTCCGGCGATAGAAGCTATTCTTTCGGACCCTGATAATCGTGTCAAAGGATTTCTTGCGGCGGGCCATGTATGCGCCGTAATGGGATATACTGAGTACGAGCCGATTTCCGCTCGCTACCGGGTGCCGATAGTCGTTACGGGCTTTGAACCGCTGGATATTATTCAAGGAATCTACTTCTGCGTCAGGCAACTGGAAGAAAACCGCTGTCAGGTGGAAAACGCTTATTCTCGAGTAGTGAAACGGGAAGGGAACGAAACCGCCCAGAAATTAATGCACNCTGCCTTCCGGGTGATTNACCGCAAATGGCGGGGGATCGGAGAGATACCTCTAAGCGGTCTCGGGCTAAAAAGGGAATTTCAGGACTTTGACGCGGAACTGCGTTTCGGCTTGGCGGGGAAAAAGGTCGATGAGTCGAGCGATTGTATAAGCGGGCTTATACTCAGGGGAACAAAAAAACCCCCTGACTGTGCTTCTTTCGGAACTGGATGCACCCCCGAGCATCCATTGGGAGCAACCATGGTTTCATCAGAGGGTGCCTGTGCGGCTTATTATCGCTACCGCAAATTTGAAATCCCCGATAGCGGAGCGGGAAAAGGATAG
- the hypC gene encoding protein required for maturation of hydrogenases 1 and 3 (Evidence 2a : Function from experimental evidences in other organisms; PubMedId : 1849603, 9485446; Product type f : factor) — protein MCLAIPGKIESITGDEPLARTARVDFGGTIREVNLVCVPEAKVGDYVLVHVGMALSTIDEAEARQVFKYLREMGELSGSDEDNGEIS, from the coding sequence ATGTGCCTTGCTATCCCCGGTAAAATAGAGAGCATCACGGGCGACGAACCGCTGGCGCGAACGGCCCGGGTTGATTTCGGGGGAACGATCAGAGAGGTAAATCTGGTCTGCGTTCCCGAAGCCAAAGTCGGCGATTACGTCCTCGTCCACGTCGGCATGGCCCTGAGTACCATTGACGAGGCCGAGGCCCGGCAGGTCTTCAAATATCTCCGGGAAATGGGTGAGTTATCCGGATCTGACGAGGATAACGGTGAAATTTCTTGA
- the hypF gene encoding Carbamoyltransferase HypF, which yields MRKRLNITVIGAVQGVGFRPFVFRLATEMSLTGWVNNSNIGVTVEVEGEENILEQFLLRLEKEKPPRSFIQSLQYTYLDPANYNGFEIRPSDNAGIKTALVLPDIAICPDCLSEIFDPGNRRYRYPFTNCTNCGPRYSIIRALPYDRANTTMSDFVMCEECKAEYESPLDRRFHAQPNACPVCGPHLELWNQMGVKLAERDDALVAAADVIREGKILAVKGIGGFHLMVDARNDSAIVRLRQLKRREEKPLALMYSSFEAAASDCDISDIEGRILRSPESPILLVRKVAERISISDLIAPGNPYLGIMLPYSPLHHLLMKELGFPVVATSGNISDEPICIDNDEAVNRLRGIADCFLMHNRPIMRPIDDSVVRIIAGRQQIMRRARGYAPLPIRVKTKIPSTLAVGGHLKNTLAVASDFNVFISQHIGDLETEPAFDSFRRTASDLQNLYEIKPEIVACDLHPDYISTHFARNEGWPVHEVQHHHAHILSAMAENELEPPILGVAWDGTGFGPDRTVWGGEFLNITDAGYERFAHLRYFPLPGGEIAVKEPRRSALGILYEIYGSDLSEMRKLPPLDSFTTAEQKTLMTMLDKSLNTQYTSSAGRLFDAVAALAGIRQITRFEGQSAMELEFSLSGIEIDDCYSFATDTIKTGISINWERMIKEIIGDHEKGLKAGVISAKFHNTMAEIINDISIHSGQKRVVLSGGCFQNKYLTERTVRRLRESGITPYWQQRVPPNDGGLALGQILAVALAKNKKDI from the coding sequence ATGCGAAAACGATTGAACATAACGGTTATCGGTGCGGTACAGGGCGTCGGATTCCGTCCTTTCGTTTTTCGCCTGGCGACTGAAATGAGTCTAACCGGATGGGTAAATAATTCCAATATCGGCGTAACCGTTGAGGTGGAAGGCGAAGAAAATATTCTCGAACAATTTCTGCTTCGCCTGGAGAAGGAAAAACCACCTCGTTCGTTTATTCAGAGCCTCCAATATACATACCTCGACCCGGCAAATTATAATGGCTTCGAAATCCGACCCAGCGATAATGCCGGAATCAAAACGGCTCTGGTTCTCCCGGATATTGCCATCTGCCCCGATTGTTTAAGCGAAATATTCGACCCGGGTAACCGGCGGTATCGCTACCCTTTCACCAATTGCACCAATTGCGGGCCCCGATACAGCATCATAAGGGCCTTACCGTATGACCGGGCGAACACGACCATGTCTGATTTTGTGATGTGCGAAGAGTGCAAGGCTGAATACGAAAGTCCGCTCGATCGCCGGTTCCACGCGCAGCCAAACGCCTGCCCGGTCTGCGGACCGCATTTGGAATTATGGAATCAAATGGGCGTCAAATTGGCCGAAAGAGACGACGCTCTGGTGGCCGCGGCGGATGTAATTAGAGAGGGCAAAATTCTCGCCGTCAAGGGAATCGGCGGGTTCCATTTAATGGTTGATGCCCGCAATGATTCTGCTATCGTCAGGCTGCGGCAATTGAAACGACGGGAGGAAAAACCCCTGGCCCTAATGTACTCTTCTTTCGAAGCGGCCGCAAGCGATTGCGACATTTCCGATATTGAGGGCCGCATTTTACGCTCACCGGAATCACCGATACTGCTGGTTCGGAAAGTGGCTGAAAGAATATCTATATCCGATTTAATCGCCCCCGGGAATCCTTATCTGGGCATTATGCTCCCCTACTCTCCCCTGCACCATCTTTTAATGAAGGAACTCGGGTTCCCGGTTGTCGCCACCAGCGGCAATATCTCCGACGAACCGATTTGTATTGATAATGATGAGGCAGTGAATCGGCTGCGGGGAATTGCCGATTGTTTTTTGATGCACAACCGTCCGATCATGCGGCCCATCGATGACTCTGTGGTCCGCATAATCGCAGGCCGGCAGCAGATAATGCGGCGAGCCCGGGGTTACGCGCCCCTGCCGATCAGGGTAAAAACAAAAATCCCATCAACTCTCGCGGTCGGCGGGCATTTGAAAAATACTCTGGCGGTCGCCTCCGACTTCAATGTCTTCATCAGTCAGCATATCGGGGATCTGGAAACAGAACCAGCTTTTGATTCATTTCGGCGGACCGCAAGTGATCTGCAAAATTTGTATGAAATTAAGCCGGAAATAGTCGCCTGTGACTTGCACCCCGATTATATTTCAACACATTTTGCCCGAAATGAAGGCTGGCCGGTTCACGAGGTTCAGCATCACCATGCCCACATTCTTTCCGCCATGGCTGAAAATGAACTGGAGCCGCCAATTCTTGGTGTGGCCTGGGACGGCACAGGTTTCGGACCCGACAGAACAGTCTGGGGAGGCGAATTTTTGAATATAACTGATGCGGGATATGAACGATTCGCCCATCTTCGATATTTCCCTCTGCCGGGAGGCGAAATCGCGGTAAAAGAACCGCGCCGTTCCGCCCTCGGAATATTATATGAAATCTATGGTTCCGATCTATCCGAAATGCGAAAGCTGCCGCCGCTGGATTCATTCACGACCGCCGAACAGAAGACTCTAATGACGATGCTTGATAAATCGCTCAATACCCAGTATACTTCCAGCGCCGGAAGATTATTTGATGCCGTTGCCGCTTTGGCCGGGATCCGCCAGATAACCAGATTCGAGGGTCAGTCTGCGATGGAACTGGAATTTTCGCTGAGCGGCATTGAGATAGACGATTGTTATTCATTCGCAACCGATACTATAAAAACCGGGATAAGTATCAATTGGGAAAGGATGATAAAAGAAATAATCGGCGATCATGAAAAGGGCCTTAAGGCAGGCGTTATCTCTGCCAAGTTTCATAATACCATGGCGGAAATAATCAATGATATTTCAATTCATTCCGGGCAAAAAAGAGTTGTGTTAAGTGGTGGCTGTTTTCAGAATAAGTATTTGACCGAAAGAACCGTCAGGCGGCTGAGAGAAAGCGGGATCACGCCTTACTGGCAGCAGCGCGTTCCCCCCAATGACGGCGGCCTGGCCCTGGGACAAATTTTGGCCGTCGCTTTGGCGAAAAACAAGAAAGATATTTAA
- a CDS encoding Hydrogenase 2 maturation protease, translating into MTVNNAEAGPKRPRLLIIGVGNEFRHDDMIGLIIVRSLAQQAPDFVDIRESSGEGASLINDWGGYNKVIIIDALQSGAAPGRIIRIDAGADKLTAAPVFHSSHALGVAEAVEMARAVGKLPEKIIIYGIEGRNFSAGEGTTPEVESAVPEIIELILNEAADLII; encoded by the coding sequence ATGACCGTGAACAATGCCGAGGCAGGACCCAAAAGGCCCCGCCTTTTGATCATCGGGGTCGGCAATGAATTCCGCCACGATGACATGATCGGCCTGATTATAGTCCGGAGTCTGGCACAGCAGGCTCCGGATTTTGTTGATATCCGGGAATCATCAGGCGAAGGCGCCTCCCTGATAAATGATTGGGGCGGCTATAACAAAGTCATAATTATTGATGCTCTTCAATCCGGCGCTGCGCCGGGGCGGATAATTCGTATCGATGCCGGGGCCGATAAATTGACCGCCGCGCCGGTTTTTCATTCGAGCCACGCCCTTGGAGTCGCCGAGGCGGTTGAAATGGCGCGGGCTGTCGGCAAATTGCCCGAAAAAATCATAATATACGGTATTGAAGGTAGAAATTTTTCTGCGGGAGAAGGAACGACACCGGAAGTAGAAAGCGCGGTTCCAGAGATTATTGAATTGATATTGAATGAAGCCGCAGATTTAATTATCTAA
- a CDS encoding Nickel-dependent hydrogenase large subunit, whose protein sequence is MRSRTIKVDALARVEGEGGLFVKIKNRSVVDVRLNIYEPPRFFEAFLRGRMYSEAPDITARICGICPIAYQMSSVTAMESAFGVKVEGQLHALRRLIYCGEWIESHALHIYLLHAPDFLGYEDAIRMAKDYPEAVEKALKLKKIGNDLMILLGGREIHPINVKVGGFYRVPTKKELQPFVERLKWARDFAVETTKLVSGFAFPDLERDYEFVALRHPDEYPLVGGRLVSSKGLDISLQEYEKHFEEIHVQHSTSLHSQHLQHGEYLVGPMARFNLNYNQLSPMAKQAAIDVKLKAPVLNPFKSIIVRAVETVFACEEALRIIDQYEMPEHPSVEIIPRAGVGCGASEAPRGTLYHRYRLDNLGHIADAKIVPPTSQNQKVIESDLREFVGKYMGLSNDKLTWQCEQAVRNYDPCISCSCHFLKLKIERE, encoded by the coding sequence ATGAGAAGTAGAACGATAAAAGTCGATGCCCTGGCGCGGGTCGAAGGTGAAGGCGGCCTGTTTGTCAAAATAAAGAATCGGTCGGTGGTCGATGTTCGTTTGAATATCTATGAGCCGCCCCGCTTTTTTGAGGCTTTCCTGCGCGGACGGATGTACAGCGAAGCCCCCGATATCACGGCGCGCATTTGCGGCATCTGCCCCATCGCTTACCAGATGAGTTCGGTGACGGCTATGGAAAGCGCCTTCGGTGTCAAGGTCGAAGGACAGCTGCATGCGCTGCGCCGGCTGATTTACTGCGGTGAATGGATCGAGAGTCATGCTCTCCATATCTATCTGCTTCATGCTCCCGACTTTCTTGGCTATGAAGACGCTATCCGCATGGCCAAGGACTATCCCGAGGCCGTCGAAAAAGCCCTTAAGTTGAAAAAAATCGGCAATGACCTCATGATTCTTCTTGGGGGACGAGAAATCCATCCTATAAATGTCAAGGTGGGCGGTTTCTATCGGGTTCCGACCAAAAAGGAGCTCCAGCCGTTTGTCGAAAGACTGAAATGGGCGCGCGATTTCGCGGTCGAAACCACCAAACTGGTTTCGGGGTTCGCCTTTCCGGATCTGGAAAGAGATTATGAGTTTGTTGCCCTGCGTCATCCCGATGAGTATCCGCTTGTCGGCGGCCGCCTGGTTTCGAGTAAGGGACTTGATATCTCCCTTCAGGAATATGAGAAGCATTTTGAAGAGATTCATGTCCAACACTCTACCTCGCTCCATTCTCAACATCTGCAACACGGCGAATATCTGGTCGGTCCGATGGCCCGGTTCAATCTGAATTATAATCAATTGAGTCCGATGGCCAAGCAGGCCGCAATCGATGTCAAACTCAAGGCCCCGGTACTTAATCCCTTCAAGAGCATAATTGTCAGGGCCGTGGAGACAGTGTTTGCCTGCGAGGAAGCCCTGCGGATAATCGATCAGTATGAAATGCCCGAACATCCGTCGGTTGAAATCATCCCGCGCGCCGGTGTCGGCTGTGGGGCGTCGGAAGCCCCCCGAGGGACTTTATATCATCGCTATCGCCTGGACAATCTCGGTCATATCGCCGATGCCAAAATCGTTCCCCCGACATCTCAGAATCAGAAAGTCATCGAGAGCGATTTGAGGGAATTTGTCGGCAAATACATGGGATTGAGTAACGATAAACTCACCTGGCAGTGCGAGCAGGCCGTTCGTAACTACGACCCCTGTATTTCCTGCTCCTGCCATTTCCTGAAATTGAAAATCGAAAGGGAATGA
- a CDS encoding NADH ubiquinone oxidoreductase 20 kDa subunit yields MKSKSKPKLAVWKFASCDGCQLSLLDCEDELLAVAGEIEIANFLEASRAVVGRSYDVSLVEGSITTPHDAERIHKIRRASKILITIGACATAGGIQALRNFKDVRDFTNIVYANPSYIETLNKSTPIGDHIFVDFELRGCPINKYQLVEVLGAYLFGRKPNIPKHSVCIECKQRGNICVMVAHGTPCLGPVTHAGCGAICPAYSRGCYSCFGPKETPNTGSLSAQWKKLGADSDCLVRAFRSFNAYADPFRKESELYEK; encoded by the coding sequence ATGAAAAGCAAATCTAAACCCAAACTGGCGGTCTGGAAATTCGCTTCCTGCGACGGATGCCAATTGAGCCTCCTGGATTGCGAGGATGAACTCCTGGCGGTCGCAGGCGAAATTGAAATTGCCAATTTTCTTGAGGCGTCCCGGGCGGTGGTCGGCCGATCCTACGATGTCTCTCTGGTCGAGGGCTCTATCACGACACCGCATGATGCCGAACGGATACATAAGATCCGCCGCGCCTCCAAAATCCTGATTACCATCGGCGCCTGCGCCACTGCCGGCGGGATACAGGCTCTCAGAAATTTCAAGGATGTACGTGACTTCACCAATATAGTCTACGCCAATCCTTCATATATCGAGACGTTGAATAAATCGACACCCATCGGCGATCACATTTTTGTCGACTTTGAACTGCGAGGCTGCCCCATCAATAAATATCAACTGGTCGAGGTCCTCGGAGCTTACCTATTCGGCCGAAAGCCGAATATCCCCAAGCACAGCGTCTGTATCGAGTGCAAACAGCGCGGGAATATCTGCGTTATGGTGGCGCACGGGACTCCCTGTCTCGGGCCGGTGACTCATGCCGGTTGCGGAGCCATCTGCCCGGCCTACAGCCGGGGCTGCTACAGCTGTTTCGGCCCTAAGGAAACTCCCAACACCGGCTCTCTCAGCGCCCAGTGGAAAAAACTCGGAGCCGATAGCGATTGCCTGGTGCGGGCGTTCCGAAGTTTCAACGCCTACGCCGATCCTTTCCGGAAGGAGAGTGAACTATATGAGAAGTAG
- a CDS encoding Oxidoreductase FAD/NAD(P)-binding domain protein encodes MAHDKLNPMEPKPFRVVRIRKDTYDTFTLELEPGNGGGEWMFQPGQFNMLYIFGTGEVPISISGDPGKPKTLVHTTRAVGTVTKAMRKLKSGDIIGVRGPYGAAWPVQEAEGKDVLVVAGGIGLAPLRPVIYHMLNNREKFGRLVLLYGARTPDDILYWQELESWRSRFDLEVHVTVDRAVGKWQGNVGVVTTLISKAPINPEKSLAMVCGPEIMMRYTVLELQKRGLSQESIYISAERNMKCGIGLCGHCQMGQTFVCKDGPVFRYDRVKDLFTKREI; translated from the coding sequence ATGGCTCATGATAAATTGAATCCCATGGAGCCGAAGCCTTTTCGGGTGGTTCGGATCCGTAAGGATACCTATGATACTTTTACTCTGGAATTGGAACCGGGTAATGGCGGCGGAGAATGGATGTTTCAGCCGGGGCAGTTCAATATGCTTTATATTTTCGGAACCGGCGAGGTTCCCATTTCGATAAGCGGCGATCCCGGCAAACCGAAAACCCTGGTACATACTACCCGCGCCGTCGGAACCGTGACCAAGGCCATGAGAAAATTGAAAAGCGGAGATATTATCGGCGTCCGGGGCCCCTATGGCGCCGCCTGGCCGGTTCAGGAGGCCGAAGGTAAAGACGTATTGGTCGTGGCTGGCGGTATCGGTCTGGCGCCGCTTCGGCCCGTAATATATCATATGCTCAACAACCGCGAGAAATTCGGGCGTCTGGTGCTTCTTTACGGCGCCAGAACTCCGGATGATATCCTCTACTGGCAGGAACTGGAATCATGGCGTTCCCGGTTTGACCTCGAGGTTCATGTCACGGTCGATCGAGCGGTCGGCAAATGGCAGGGGAATGTCGGAGTCGTTACGACTCTCATTTCCAAGGCCCCGATAAATCCCGAAAAGAGCCTGGCCATGGTCTGCGGACCGGAAATCATGATGCGCTACACGGTCCTCGAATTGCAGAAGCGCGGCTTATCTCAGGAAAGCATTTATATATCGGCGGAACGAAATATGAAATGCGGGATCGGACTGTGCGGCCACTGCCAAATGGGTCAGACTTTTGTCTGCAAAGACGGCCCGGTATTTCGCTATGATCGTGTCAAGGACCTGTTTACGAAACGAGAAATATAA
- a CDS encoding Transcriptional regulator, Crp/Fnr family produces METLEPLLAGHPFLKGMDLAHIKLLVGCATNAVYKPGEFIFREGEDANHFYIVREGKVSVETFAPVRGPIPIHTIGKGEVLGWSWLLPPYHWHFDARAFELTRVIALDGECLRKKCDDDLKLGYELFKRFAVVIAERLEGCRLQLIDMYGKNS; encoded by the coding sequence ATGGAAACACTTGAACCTCTCTTGGCCGGACACCCCTTTCTGAAGGGCATGGACCTGGCCCATATTAAATTGCTGGTGGGATGCGCCACTAACGCCGTCTATAAGCCGGGCGAATTCATTTTCCGCGAAGGTGAAGACGCCAACCATTTCTATATTGTCCGCGAGGGCAAAGTTTCTGTTGAGACTTTCGCTCCGGTCCGCGGCCCCATACCGATTCATACCATCGGCAAGGGCGAGGTCCTGGGCTGGTCGTGGCTATTGCCTCCATATCACTGGCATTTTGATGCCCGTGCTTTTGAATTGACCCGTGTCATCGCCCTCGACGGCGAATGCCTTCGGAAAAAGTGTGATGATGACTTGAAACTCGGCTATGAATTATTCAAACGGTTCGCCGTGGTCATCGCCGAGCGGCTGGAAGGCTGCCGACTTCAATTGATAGATATGTATGGCAAGAATTCCTGA
- a CDS encoding 4Fe-4S ferredoxin iron-sulfur binding domain protein, translated as MSETSLRIKDQVVIQRSQFQSLLDALIKSGYDIIGPTLQNKAIAHDHLQSAADLPIGWTDEHGPGKYRLKKRQDGALFGYVLGPFCWKKYLFPSQVTLWEAHRSGSGYQLKNIDNSIPKTAFLGARPCELHAIAIQDKIFMQGEYLDPIYKVRREKIFVVAVNCADPGETCFCASMNTGPKATAGFDIALTEIIDKNNHYFAAEIGTSAGAEIMNKVKYEKANAEAKAASEETSRRASENMGKRLDTRGIKELLYAATEHPRWDDVASRCLSCANCTMVCPTCFCMNIDDVTNLNGTSAERRRRWDSCFTLDHSYIHGGSIRVSAKSRYRQWLTHKLAAWIDQFGSSGCVGCGRCITWCPAGIDMTEEIRALRDSGRTATAAAVKE; from the coding sequence ATGTCTGAGACATCTCTTCGCATCAAAGATCAGGTGGTAATTCAGAGGAGTCAATTCCAGAGTCTTCTCGACGCCTTGATCAAGAGCGGTTACGATATTATCGGTCCGACTCTTCAGAACAAGGCGATCGCTCATGATCACCTGCAATCCGCCGCGGATTTACCGATCGGCTGGACCGATGAGCATGGTCCGGGAAAATACCGTCTGAAGAAACGTCAGGACGGGGCTCTATTCGGATATGTCCTTGGCCCCTTTTGCTGGAAAAAATATCTCTTCCCTTCTCAGGTAACCTTATGGGAAGCGCATAGAAGCGGATCGGGATATCAACTCAAAAATATCGACAATAGTATTCCCAAAACCGCATTTCTCGGAGCACGGCCCTGCGAATTGCACGCTATCGCCATTCAAGATAAAATATTCATGCAGGGCGAATATCTTGACCCTATCTACAAGGTCCGCCGGGAGAAGATCTTTGTTGTGGCGGTCAATTGTGCCGACCCCGGCGAAACCTGCTTCTGCGCCTCAATGAACACCGGCCCCAAAGCCACGGCGGGATTCGATATCGCCTTGACGGAAATCATTGACAAGAATAATCATTATTTTGCCGCCGAAATCGGAACCTCCGCCGGAGCCGAGATTATGAACAAGGTCAAATATGAAAAAGCAAATGCCGAGGCCAAAGCCGCGTCCGAAGAAACTTCCCGCCGGGCCTCGGAAAATATGGGGAAAAGACTTGATACCCGTGGAATTAAAGAACTGCTCTATGCCGCGACAGAACATCCCCGCTGGGACGATGTCGCGTCACGTTGTCTTTCCTGTGCCAACTGCACTATGGTCTGCCCGACCTGTTTTTGCATGAATATCGATGATGTCACTAATTTGAACGGCACATCGGCGGAGAGGCGCCGGCGGTGGGACTCCTGTTTCACCCTCGACCATTCTTATATTCACGGCGGGAGTATCAGGGTCTCGGCCAAATCTCGCTACCGGCAGTGGCTGACCCATAAATTGGCGGCCTGGATCGACCAGTTTGGAAGTTCGGGCTGCGTCGGCTGCGGGCGCTGTATTACCTGGTGCCCCGCGGGCATAGATATGACGGAAGAAATTCGTGCACTTAGAGATAGCGGTCGGACTGCGACGGCAGCCGCCGTGAAGGAGTGA
- a CDS encoding Chemotaxis sensory transducer yields MFMNLNLKVKIAVGFATCLIILAVVAFWSYFGINGILKNAGLVINSNYIVSEMAQREVDHLNWTKKVMNGLISDNPSEISVEVDPHKCGFGGWFYGEGRTNAQEFLPGLKPIFEEIEGPHNHLHESAIAINKVLADQNIETGRKLAEAKAIYHNQTLPALEKIQGLLKKVKETTQSNVINDSQMLASAASTKRAVMIIGLLGIAAGLLFAFFIVRSIVASMKKIIFTLTDGAEQVGSASQQVAGASQSLAEGTSEQASSLEETSSSLEEMSSMTRQNAENTKQANILAGEASTSADKGVKAMNGMTEAIQEIKKSSDETAKIIKVIDEIAFQTNLLALNAAVEAARAGEAGKGFAVVAEEVRNLAQRSAEAAKNTSSLIEGAQKNADNGVRTTQEFMTILNEITSSIKKVRDLIAEVTAASEEQSQGIGQINAAVAQMDQVTQQNAANAEESSSASEELASQAQQMKSIVFDLNKLVGGTDLNYSDDISATNHATGHNVLHLRNFTQPKSMGKKVASEMRPELKKSSFQSNHKKVNGEEIIPLEKEEVNNF; encoded by the coding sequence ATGTTCATGAATCTCAACCTTAAGGTCAAAATTGCCGTTGGCTTTGCCACATGCTTAATAATTCTTGCAGTCGTGGCATTCTGGTCCTATTTCGGAATCAACGGCATTCTGAAGAACGCCGGTTTGGTGATCAATAGCAACTATATAGTTTCGGAAATGGCCCAGCGTGAGGTTGATCATCTAAATTGGACAAAGAAAGTCATGAATGGGCTGATTTCAGATAATCCGTCTGAAATATCGGTCGAAGTTGATCCCCATAAGTGCGGTTTTGGAGGATGGTTCTATGGCGAAGGGAGGACCAATGCGCAGGAATTTCTGCCGGGACTGAAACCTATTTTTGAGGAGATTGAAGGACCGCACAACCATCTCCATGAATCAGCAATCGCCATAAATAAGGTTCTCGCCGACCAAAATATTGAAACCGGGCGAAAATTGGCGGAAGCCAAAGCGATCTATCATAACCAAACATTGCCAGCGCTCGAGAAAATTCAGGGGTTATTAAAGAAGGTGAAAGAAACTACTCAAAGCAATGTAATTAATGATAGTCAAATGCTGGCGTCGGCGGCAAGCACCAAAAGGGCAGTGATGATAATTGGCCTTCTCGGTATAGCCGCCGGTCTTCTATTTGCTTTTTTCATAGTCAGAAGTATTGTTGCCTCAATGAAGAAGATAATTTTCACACTTACCGATGGGGCCGAACAAGTTGGCTCGGCGTCTCAGCAGGTTGCGGGAGCCAGCCAGTCTCTGGCGGAAGGAACCTCAGAACAGGCATCATCCTTGGAAGAGACATCGTCATCTCTGGAAGAAATGTCGAGTATGACCCGCCAGAATGCCGAAAATACCAAGCAAGCCAATATCCTTGCCGGCGAGGCCAGCACATCCGCCGATAAAGGTGTCAAGGCGATGAACGGCATGACGGAGGCGATTCAGGAAATAAAGAAATCGTCGGATGAGACGGCCAAAATAATAAAGGTCATCGACGAAATCGCATTCCAAACCAACCTCCTTGCGCTCAACGCTGCAGTAGAAGCGGCCCGGGCGGGTGAGGCCGGTAAAGGGTTTGCGGTCGTCGCCGAGGAAGTACGAAATCTGGCCCAGCGCTCCGCGGAAGCCGCCAAAAACACCAGTTCTTTGATAGAAGGGGCGCAAAAGAATGCCGACAATGGGGTCCGCACCACACAGGAGTTTATGACGATACTTAATGAAATTACTTCAAGTATCAAGAAGGTGAGAGATTTAATCGCCGAGGTAACGGCGGCCAGCGAAGAGCAATCACAGGGTATCGGCCAGATTAATGCGGCGGTGGCGCAAATGGATCAGGTTACCCAGCAAAACGCCGCCAATGCCGAGGAATCGTCGTCGGCCAGCGAAGAACTGGCCAGTCAAGCGCAGCAGATGAAGTCTATCGTTTTCGATTTGAATAAATTGGTAGGAGGGACGGATTTAAATTATTCGGACGACATCAGTGCAACCAACCATGCCACAGGGCATAACGTTCTTCATCTGAGAAATTTCACCCAGCCCAAATCTATGGGGAAAAAAGTTGCTTCCGAAATGCGTCCGGAACTCAAAAAAAGTTCATTCCAATCGAATCATAAAAAGGTTAACGGGGAAGAAATTATTCCGCTGGAGAAAGAAGAAGTGAACAATTTTTAA